A segment of the Methanothermococcus thermolithotrophicus DSM 2095 genome:
AATTACCTGATTGATAAACACATGAAAATAAGTATTAACCTAAACCTAATATAAATATATGGACTGGAATACGCCAATATGGACGATATTAAAAACAACACTAATAAAACATTCAACTGTAAAATATATACAGTCATAGCATATTATAGTAATGTGCAATTTTAACCATACTTATTTCATACTATTTAAACTTAGATCGAGATAAATTCATTTTAGAATTTGTCGACTCACGAAACCAAAGTTTCGTCGAGAAATACAAAAAATTACATTATTTTTATTATGAAAGCAATATTTATGATAATTTTATAATCAATATCATTAATAAGTCATGCACACCACTATATTTCGGAGGAAAAATATGGATATCAACAACAAAGAATTAATTAAGAAAGCGGTTCAAGCCATTAAAAAGCTCTCTGAAAAAATAGAAGACGATGTAAAAATAATGCACGTTTGCGGTTCTCACGAACATACAATATGTAAATATGGAATAAGGGATGTTTTACCTAAAAATATTACTGTTGTTCCAGGCCCGGGATGTCCGGTCTGTGTTACAACTCAGAAGGAAATAGATGAAGCAATATACTTGGCAGAACAGGGGTACACAATTGCAACACTTGGAGATATGTACAGGGTTCCAGGTAGCAAAAAATCGCTTATGGAATTGCAATCAGAAGGTGCGGATGTAAAACTGGTCTATGGTATAGGGGATGCTGTAAAACTTGCAAAAGAGCAGGAAAACAAAGTTGTATTTATTGCCATAGGTTTTGAAACTACGGCACCAACAACTGCAGCAGAGATATTGACCAATCCAGAGAATTTCTATATTTTAAACTGTCATAGACAAACTCCTCCTGTGATGGATTTTCTTTTAAGCGGGGGAGCTGAAAGAAAAATAGATGGTTTCATATGTCCAGGGCATGTTTCCACAATAGTTGGATTAAAACCTTACTATGAACCATGTGAAAAATACAATGCCCCTATGGTAGTTGCAGGTTTTGAACCTATGGACGTTTTAATGTCTTTGGTTATGATTTTAAAACAGTTGATAAATGGTGAGGCAAAAGTAGAAAATGAATATAAGAGAAGTGTAAAAGAGGAAGGTAACTTAATAGCTCAAAGAATAATGAATGAAGTATTTGAACCTTCAGATGTCCCGTGGAGAGGTTTCCCCGTCATTAAAGATGGCGGTTTAAAATTAAAAGAGAAGTATAAAAAATATGATATTCACGAAAATGAAGACATTCCAGAGATAAAAGAGAAAATAGTTAAAGGATGCATATGTAGTGAGATTTTGAGGGGGGATAAATTACCAAGTGATTGTAAACTCTTTGGAAACGTATGTAATCCTTTAAATCCTGTTGGAAGCTGTATGGTGTCTGACGAAGGAACCTGCAGAATATTTTACAAGTATAAAAGAATTTAACCTAATTTTCATATCTTTTTGATTGCAGTTTTAAGTTTGTATAGGTCACATGAGTCATTCTTATCTTCATCGATTATTTTAACATCCTTTAAACTATTTAAACCCTGTTTTTCAGCTGTTTTTTCTATCCCTAGAGTTTTATCAGTATCCATACTCAATATATAAGCTTCTAAACTAGGTACTTTTAATAGACAGGCAGCTACAGCTCTATGGTGACCGTCAACTATTATGTATTTATTGTTGTTTGTCTCTATAACTATGATGGGCTCTGCAAGACCTCTATTCAATTCATATATTCTTCCAAATAATTCATCTTCATAAACTTTAGATTGAGTAGGTTTAAGTTCATTAACCGGAATAGATTCTTTTTTTAATTCAACATCATATCCTAGGTTTTTATAAGATTTAATTATTTTTTCAAGTTTAGTTGGAGTAGTTTTTTCTATTTGAGATCTTATAACATCGGTGTTCGTAATTATCCCAACTAAATTATTCTCTTCGTCAACAACTGGAAGCTTTGAAAATCCTGTTCTAAACATTATCCTTCCAACATCCATTACATTTGCTTCAGGCTTAGTAATTATCATTTCTTCCCTTTTTGTCATTAAGTTCTTTATCTTTTCGGATTCGTCTTTTCCGATAAGGTCGTGAACTGAAACAATCCCCTGAAGTTTCCCATCTGATACAACTGGAAAAGCATCATGGGACGTTTTTTTTATCAAACCAATTACATCTTTAACTGTATCCTCTGGGCTAACGCAATCAACCTTTACTGTCATGTATTCCTTTACTCTTACCATGTTGTCAAACCCTCTTTTTGTAAATTATTTCCCCTGTTTTTAGATTTTTAATCTCCAAAATCCTATGGAGAGGAATATGAGATTCCTCGTAAATTATAAAAGAATCCTCGATAGAAATTTTATCCATTGGGATGGTTTTTTTATTGTTTTCAGCCCCTCTATGCAGATAAACTATTTCATAATCTCCTGGATTAAGTTCGGGATGCCAGATTATTTTGTTTATTAAGTTCTCCAGTGGAGAGCTCCGAAATTTCCGATCTCGTTTAACTTTAATCATAACACCCCCAATTAATTAAGACAAAGAAAATATTGAGATAGTTCCAAAACTGAAAAAACTGAAATTAACTAAATATATGTTGTTTTGAAACGATATATTATTCGTTACTTTCTGAACCATTATTTCCTTCTTCAACCCCTACAGCTTCAAAAATTTTAGCCTGTATGGCCTCCTCGACTAATTTTCTAAGTGCATTTTTATCTGAAACTGATTCAAAAATACCCAATTCAATACTTGCTGCTGCAGATGATTGGTGACCCCCACCACCAAAGGCTTTTTTCATTATATCCCCTACATCAATTCTCAGATCCTTTGTCCTTGAACTAATATGTATTTCATTTTCAGATATTCCAAATACATAGGTAGTTGTAATCCCTTCCATCTTAAGTAAAAATTCTGCAGCTCTTGGTAATGCATCCCTATTCTTTATCATTCCAACGTAAGAAAGAGCAATATTACCTTTAATAATTTTTCTGTTTAGTATGGCCCTTGCAAGTACTTCCATTGTCTCAGTATCCATTTCAGGATTCTCTATCATTTCCAAAACTTTAGCATCCATTAGCCCCTGCAAATACCCTGCAGCTTCAAAGTCCTTTTTTGAAGTTTTTCTTTTAAAATAGTTCGTATCTGATGCTATTGCATAGTAAAGTGCAGTTGCCAAATCTCTACTTGGCGTCATATCCATTTGCATTAAATACTCTGTTAAAATAGTAGCAGTTGCACCAACATCCT
Coding sequences within it:
- the hypD gene encoding hydrogenase formation protein HypD, whose translation is MDINNKELIKKAVQAIKKLSEKIEDDVKIMHVCGSHEHTICKYGIRDVLPKNITVVPGPGCPVCVTTQKEIDEAIYLAEQGYTIATLGDMYRVPGSKKSLMELQSEGADVKLVYGIGDAVKLAKEQENKVVFIAIGFETTAPTTAAEILTNPENFYILNCHRQTPPVMDFLLSGGAERKIDGFICPGHVSTIVGLKPYYEPCEKYNAPMVVAGFEPMDVLMSLVMILKQLINGEAKVENEYKRSVKEEGNLIAQRIMNEVFEPSDVPWRGFPVIKDGGLKLKEKYKKYDIHENEDIPEIKEKIVKGCICSEILRGDKLPSDCKLFGNVCNPLNPVGSCMVSDEGTCRIFYKYKRI
- a CDS encoding CBS domain-containing protein → MVRVKEYMTVKVDCVSPEDTVKDVIGLIKKTSHDAFPVVSDGKLQGIVSVHDLIGKDESEKIKNLMTKREEMIITKPEANVMDVGRIMFRTGFSKLPVVDEENNLVGIITNTDVIRSQIEKTTPTKLEKIIKSYKNLGYDVELKKESIPVNELKPTQSKVYEDELFGRIYELNRGLAEPIIVIETNNNKYIIVDGHHRAVAACLLKVPSLEAYILSMDTDKTLGIEKTAEKQGLNSLKDVKIIDEDKNDSCDLYKLKTAIKKI
- a CDS encoding DUF504 domain-containing protein; the encoded protein is MIKVKRDRKFRSSPLENLINKIIWHPELNPGDYEIVYLHRGAENNKKTIPMDKISIEDSFIIYEESHIPLHRILEIKNLKTGEIIYKKRV